A part of Gossypium hirsutum isolate 1008001.06 chromosome A07, Gossypium_hirsutum_v2.1, whole genome shotgun sequence genomic DNA contains:
- the LOC107938763 gene encoding glycosyltransferase BC10 isoform X2, with the protein MSAMKRKPVQQKSQIRWKRKVLAALLVLLCFASLVLMETQYPQVVSLSSLRHRFIVKPKIAFLFIARNRLPLDMVWDAFFKGEENRFSVYVHSRPGFLLNKGTTRSACFLNRQVNDSIQVDWGEATMIEAERILLRHALTDPYNERFVFVSDSCIPIYNFSYTYDYIMSTSTSFVDSFADTKEGRYNPKMDPVIPVYNWRKGSQWVVLTRKHAGVVVNDTTVFPMFQQHCKRKSLPEFWRDRPFPADPAKEHNCIPDEHYVQTLLAQEGFEGEITRRSLTYSAWDLSASKDRERRGWHPVTYKFSDATPVLIKSIKDIDNINYETENRREWCSSKGKPAPCFLFARKFTRPAALHLLNLSVLGARRGAKSET; encoded by the exons atgagtGCCATGAAGCGAAAACCGGTTCAGCAAAAATCACAGATTAGATGGAAGAGGAAAGTTTTGGCGGCGCTTTTAGTGTTGCTTTGTTTCGCGAGTTTAGTGTTAATGGAGACACAGTACCCTCAAGTTGTTTCTTTGTCTTCTTTACGACATCGTTTCATCGTTAAACCGAAGATTGCCTTCCTTTTCATCGCTAGGAATCGGCTTCCTCTTGATATGGTTTGGGATGCTTTCTTCAAG ggAGAAGAGAACAGGTTTTCAGTTTATGTTCATTCTAGGCCTGGTTTTTTATTAAACAAGGGAACAACGAGATCCGCTTGTTTTTTGAATCGGCAAGTTAATGATAGTATTCAG GTAGATTGGGGAGAAGCGACTATGATTGAGGCTGAGCGTATATTGCTTAGACATGCGCTTACAGATCCTTATAATGAACGCTTTGTTTTTGTCTCGGATAG CTGTATACCAATTTATAACTTCAGTTACACATATGACTATATCATGTCAACATCAACCAGTTTTGTAGACAG CTTCGCTGATACAAAAGAGGGTCGCTACAACCCAAAAATGGATCCTGTTATTCCTGTTTACAACTGGAGGAAAGGATCCCAG TGGGTTGTGCTAACAAGAAAGCATGCAGGGGTGGTTGTAAATGATACTACAGTCTTTCCCATGTTTCAACAACACTGCAAG AGGAAATCATTACCGGAGTTTTGGCGAGATCGTCCATTT CCAGCTGATCCAGCAAAGGAGCACAATTGTATACCAGATGAACATTACGTTCAAACATTACTTGCG CAAGAAGGCTTTGAAGGGGAAATTACGCGCAGATCATTAACCTATTCTGCATGGGATCTTTCGGCCTCTAAAGATCGTGAACGCCGTGGATGGCATCCTGTGACTTATAAGTTTTCTGATGCCACTCCTGTgctaatcaaatccataaag GATATTGACAATATCAATTATGAAACTGAAAACAGAAGAGAATGGTGCAGTAGCAAAGGGAAGCCAGCCCCTTGCTTCCTTTTTGCGAGAAAATTCACCAGGCCTGCGGCTCTCCACCTTCTTAATTTG TCAGTTCTGGGAGCTCGCCGAGGAGCAAAAAGTGAGACATAA
- the LOC107938763 gene encoding glycosyltransferase BC10 isoform X1, with protein MSAMKRKPVQQKSQIRWKRKVLAALLVLLCFASLVLMETQYPQVVSLSSLRHRFIVKPKIAFLFIARNRLPLDMVWDAFFKGEVNRFSGEENRFSVYVHSRPGFLLNKGTTRSACFLNRQVNDSIQVDWGEATMIEAERILLRHALTDPYNERFVFVSDSCIPIYNFSYTYDYIMSTSTSFVDSFADTKEGRYNPKMDPVIPVYNWRKGSQWVVLTRKHAGVVVNDTTVFPMFQQHCKRKSLPEFWRDRPFPADPAKEHNCIPDEHYVQTLLAQEGFEGEITRRSLTYSAWDLSASKDRERRGWHPVTYKFSDATPVLIKSIKDIDNINYETENRREWCSSKGKPAPCFLFARKFTRPAALHLLNLSVLGARRGAKSET; from the exons atgagtGCCATGAAGCGAAAACCGGTTCAGCAAAAATCACAGATTAGATGGAAGAGGAAAGTTTTGGCGGCGCTTTTAGTGTTGCTTTGTTTCGCGAGTTTAGTGTTAATGGAGACACAGTACCCTCAAGTTGTTTCTTTGTCTTCTTTACGACATCGTTTCATCGTTAAACCGAAGATTGCCTTCCTTTTCATCGCTAGGAATCGGCTTCCTCTTGATATGGTTTGGGATGCTTTCTTCAAG GGAGAAGTGAACAGGTTTTCA ggAGAAGAGAACAGGTTTTCAGTTTATGTTCATTCTAGGCCTGGTTTTTTATTAAACAAGGGAACAACGAGATCCGCTTGTTTTTTGAATCGGCAAGTTAATGATAGTATTCAG GTAGATTGGGGAGAAGCGACTATGATTGAGGCTGAGCGTATATTGCTTAGACATGCGCTTACAGATCCTTATAATGAACGCTTTGTTTTTGTCTCGGATAG CTGTATACCAATTTATAACTTCAGTTACACATATGACTATATCATGTCAACATCAACCAGTTTTGTAGACAG CTTCGCTGATACAAAAGAGGGTCGCTACAACCCAAAAATGGATCCTGTTATTCCTGTTTACAACTGGAGGAAAGGATCCCAG TGGGTTGTGCTAACAAGAAAGCATGCAGGGGTGGTTGTAAATGATACTACAGTCTTTCCCATGTTTCAACAACACTGCAAG AGGAAATCATTACCGGAGTTTTGGCGAGATCGTCCATTT CCAGCTGATCCAGCAAAGGAGCACAATTGTATACCAGATGAACATTACGTTCAAACATTACTTGCG CAAGAAGGCTTTGAAGGGGAAATTACGCGCAGATCATTAACCTATTCTGCATGGGATCTTTCGGCCTCTAAAGATCGTGAACGCCGTGGATGGCATCCTGTGACTTATAAGTTTTCTGATGCCACTCCTGTgctaatcaaatccataaag GATATTGACAATATCAATTATGAAACTGAAAACAGAAGAGAATGGTGCAGTAGCAAAGGGAAGCCAGCCCCTTGCTTCCTTTTTGCGAGAAAATTCACCAGGCCTGCGGCTCTCCACCTTCTTAATTTG TCAGTTCTGGGAGCTCGCCGAGGAGCAAAAAGTGAGACATAA
- the LOC107938781 gene encoding zinc finger CCCH domain-containing protein 41, with amino-acid sequence MELKASSPKLGGLSPPAYVSDPEDKEVSDEEDDDRNHKHRRRDTRSQSLETDSVDPVFTRPYKKHNKPFENGHPIRENESRAGETWKNYNGLPLDKDLASKFGKRRPVFRSNQTFSGDYGPGRARGRDNSSWKQCDPRFSSVDIASQMVQPGSVAPSLFAGRGLPNVSNAQSSSWTAFGLMPGIPNGGLDTLHPIGLQGPLRPPMNSSLNMGIPRQRCRDFDERGFCLRGDMCPMEHGVNRIVVEDVQSLSQFNLPVTVSSAQLLSTPAVPGPLPSGVPSSASLMNSDGIYRKSSKPGMTGDAIGSNGTYTVFTSASEADLYDPDQPLWNNNGSEAMAALSVLHSPKVHEMEPLHNNEFPVRSTGSQGTNSSVWGRIASSRNRIDTKQETDLTRSDYLENETKGEQKEFPSSQGTSCQVKPISTEGDGTKVMDLSLKSQTDSRHNSRKPTQKALRTLFVNGIPQKSNKREALFSHFRKFGQIIDIYIPSNSERAFVQFSRREEAEAALKSPDAVMGNRFIKLWWANRDSIPDDAVKSGSSIAVNPHGLTAPAFQVQLVATRGKDNLQPTAQKSNVVHDAEVPPSLNSPKPVNLNGPKASPPLQKKLETLEQMKEELRKKQEMLEQKRNDFRRQLDKLQKQSSGAKGDPHTEQAAKRQKVEIVTDTAKASTSSSSEPAAFVATPCTVMTDKNKSTENLALQESTSSKHQSHPSAVVGHPIMINKYKLDNRPTAFRVIPPLPAGFADVDVLKRHFSQYGDLVSVELQDVEKDDNTGSEASHNCSVLITYSTHRSAEKAYADGKCWKTHNLQFSWQTSSNDQHSRKETNVETNEKLTACCSTSGNCEHMECLVPEDPKHNPSQMSKHERVAEKA; translated from the exons ATGGAGCTGAAAGCTTCATCACCTAAGCTTGGTGGTCTTTCTCCTCCTGCTTATGTTAGTGATCCTGAGGATAAGGAAGTCAGTGATGAGGAGGATGATGACCGCAACCACAAGCATCGTCGGCGTGATACACGTTCTCAATCATTAGAGACAGATTCTGTGGATCCAGTTTTTACAAGGCCATACAAAAAGCACAATAAACCTTTTGAAAATGGGCATCCTATCAGAGAAAATGAATCTCGAGCAGGTGAAACCTGGAAAAATTACAACGGTTTGCCACTTGACAAAGACTTGGCATCCAAGTTTGGCAAAAGACGCCCTGTATTTAGGTCGAACCAAACATTTAGCGGAGATTATGGTCCTGGTAGGGCAAGAGGAAGGGATAACTCTTCTTGGAAACAATGTGATCCTAGGTTTAGTTCAGTTGACATTGCTTCTCAGATGGTTCAGCCAGGATCTGTTGCTCCAAGTCTCTTTGCAGGAAGGGGATTACCAAATGTTTCAAATGCACAAAGCTCATCATGGACTGCCTTTGGACTTATGCCTGGAATACCAAATGGCGGCCTGGATACTCTCCATCCCATTGGCTTACAAGGTCCGCTCAGGCCTCCGATGAATTCTTCATTGAATATGGGCATTCCTCGACAGCGTTGTAGAGACTTTGACGAGCGTGGATTTTGTCTAAGAGGAGACATGTGCCCAATGGAGCACGGTGTCAATCGCATTGTTGTTGAAGATGTTCAG AGCTTGTCACAGTTTAACCTTCCTGTAACGGTTTCAAGTGCACAGCTATTGTCAACCCCTGCTGTACCTGGACCACTGCCTTCAGGTGTTCCTTCTTCAGCCTCTTTAATGAACAGTGATGGTATTTATAGAAAAAGTAGCAAACCTGGAATGACTGGCGATGCCATAGGTTCAAATGGCACATATACTGTTTTTACCAGTGCTAGTGAGGCTGATTTATATGATCCTGATCAGCCTTTGTGGAATAACAATGGCTCAGAAGCAATGGCAGCTCTCTCAGTTCTACATTCACCCAAGGTTCATGAAATGGAACCCTTGCACAATAATGAGTTTCCAGTTAGAAGCACTGGGTCACAGGGCACAAATTCGTCTGTTTGGGGTAGAATTGCTAGCTCAAGAAATAGAATAGATACAAAACAGGAAACTGATCTCACACGGTCGGACTATCTTGAGAATGAAACCAAGGGAGAACAAAAAGAATTTCCCAGCTCACAAGGCACTTCCTGTCAGGTAAAGCCAATCAGTACTGAGGGTGATGGCACCAAAGTTATGGATTTGTCACTCAAGTCACAGACTGATAGTAGACATAATAGCAGAAAACCAACTCAGAAGGCACTTCGTACACTGTTTGTCAATGGAATTCCCCAAAAAAGCAACAAAAGAGAAGCTCTTTTTTCTCATTTTCGTAAGTTCGGACAGATTATTGACATTTATATTCCATCAAATAGCGAACGTGCCTTTGTCCAGTTTTCAAGGAGGGAAGAGGCAGAAGCTGCTTTGAAGTCACCTGATGCTGTAATGGGAAACCGCTTTATTAAGCTCTGGTGGGCTAATCGAGATAGCATACCTGATGATGCCGTAAAAAGTGGCAGCAGCATAGCAGTAAATCCACATGGTCTAACAGCTCCTGCTTTTCAAGTACAACTTGTTGCTACAAGAGGAAAGGATAATCTTCAACCAACTGCTCAGAAAAGCAATGTTGTCCATGATGCTGAGGTGCCGCCATCTCTGAATTCCCCTAAGCCTGTCAATTTGAATGGTCCCAAGGCTTCACCTCCATTGCAGAAAAAGTTAGAGACTCTGGAGCAGATGAAGGAGGAGCTCCGCAAGAAGCAGGAAATGCTGGAGCAGAAGCGGAATGACTTCCGGCGCCAGTTGGACAAACTTCAGAAACAG TCTAGTGGTGCCAAGGGCGACCCACATACTGAGCAAGCTGCTAAGAGGCAGAAGGTGGAAATTGTGACTGACACTGCAAAAGCTTCAACTTCAAGTTCCTCCGAACCAGCTGCTTTTGTAGCAACACCGTGCACTGTAATGACAGATAAAAACAAATCAACGGAGAATCTTGCATTGCAGGAATCTACAAGCTCAAAGCATCAGTCTCATCCATCAGCGGTGGTAGGGCATCCAATCatgataaataaatacaaattggACAACCGACCTACTGCTTTTCGAGTTATTCCGCCATTGCCTGCGGGTTTTGCAGAT GTTGATGTTTTGAAGCGACACTTCTCACAATACGGCGATCTCGTCTCTGTGGAGCTGCAAGATGTGGAAAAAGATGATAATACGGGATCAGAGGCATCGCATAATTGCTCGGTTCTTATAACTTACAGCACACACCGCTCCGCAGAGAAGGCGTATGCAGATGGTAAATGCTGGAAGACACATAATTTacagttttcatggcaaacatctAGCAATGACCAACATAGTAGAAAGGAAACCAATGTGGAGACCAATGAAAAGTTAACAGCATGCTGCAGTACTTCGGGTAATTGCGAGCATATGGAATGTTTAGTACCGGAAGATCCAAAGCATAATCCATCCCAAATGTCTAAGCATGAAAGAGTGGCTGAAAAGGCTTAA
- the LOC107938770 gene encoding oleosin 18.2 kDa has protein sequence MAEVRDRNLPHQVQVHPQYRFDNTTGGGYGAKNYHSGPSTSQVLAVLTLLPIGGTLLALAGLTLAGTVIGLMLATPLFIIFSPVLVPAAIAIAMAVTGFLSSGAFGLTGLSSLSYVLNRLRYATGTEQLDLDHAKRRVQDMTEYVGQKTKEVGQKIENKAHEGQVGRT, from the coding sequence ATGGCTGAAGTCCGTGACCGCAACCTGCCGCACCAAGTTCAAGTTCACCCACAGTACCGTTTCGACAATACAACCGGAGGCGGTTACGGTGCAAAGAACTATCACAGTGGACCATCAACAAGCCAAGTTCTAGCCGTCCTTACACTTCTCCCCATTGGTGGTACACTGCTTGCATTAGCCGGGTTAACACTGGCCGGCACCGTCATTGGGCTGATGCTAGCCACACCGCTGTTCATCATCTTCAGCCCAGTTCTTGTCCCAGCTGCCATTGCCATTGCCATGGCAGTGACGGGGTTCTTGTCGTCCGGGGCGTTTGGGTTAACAGGGTTGTCGTCGTTGAGTTACGTGCTTAACCGGCTGAGGTATGCAACAGGGACGGAGCAGCTAGATTTAGACCATGCAAAGAGACGAGTACAGGACATGACAGAGTATGTGGGGCAAAAGACAAAGGAAGTTGGGCAGAAGATTGAGAACAAGGCACATGAAGGTCAAGTTGGAAGGACTTGA
- the LOC107938774 gene encoding denticleless protein homolog, translated as MDSSKLKSCFHGISSRELSSFRVRKRPFIDELASDFTEIGAVAIEHDADPTPPLAISFCKASKNSHIFAVSDEAGYVSLFDSRRKLSSAASHQKNAEKARISDWVAHENAIFDVCWIKEDSHILTASGDQTIKVWDALEKKCIGVLMLHTGSVKCLSSHPTNSDLVVSGSRDGSFAIWDLRCKINSRSRYDGVCLTATSMVKGAHASSQARRGRHGKAAAASITSLVYLKDEVSIATAGAAGSVVKFWDTRNLKSHVTRACSKPESSSKKGISSLSQDSKGVFLTASCMDNRVYLYNVLQLDKGPMQTFSGCQIESFYVKAAISPDADHILSGSSNGNAHIWKVNKPQAEPIILKNHHGEVTAVDWCPSEIGKIATAADDFTVRIWNIENKYCSTSRSPSSIRRRVNAIPSTESRKVLMDDNEESGSSDSPNEPLHQIQVSSPSHPITTTFLLSTPEGHKKKLLASISDTNEPSSFEQTPEPAMKSPSSVLNPPSSLKRKTIKDYFVAAP; from the exons ATGGATTCctccaaattaaaatcttgtttcCATGGCATCAGTTCCAGAGAACTCAGTAGCTTTCGAG ttagAAAACGACCATTTATTGATGAATTAGCTTCGGATTTTACTGAAATCGGCGCTGTCGCCATTGAACACGATGCTGACCCGACTCCTCCGTTGGCCATCTCTTTTTGCAAG GCGAGTAAAAATTCTCATATTTTTGCTGTATCTGATGAGGCTGGATATGTAAGCTTGTTTGATTCTCGTAGGAAGCTTTCTTCCGCTGCATCTCACCAGAAAAATGCAG AAAAAGCAAGAATCAGTGATTGGGTTGCTCATGAAAATGCCATATTTGATGTATGCTGGATAAAG GAAGATAGTCACATTTTAACAGCTTCAGGAGATCAAACT ATAAAAGTATGGGATGCTCTGGAAAAGAAATGCATTGGAGTCTTGATGTTGCACACAGGAAGTGTAAAATGCTTGAGTTCTCATCCAACAAATTCTG ATCTTGTTGTTTCTGGTTCGAGAGATGGGTCCTTTGCTATTTGGGATCTAAGATGCAAGATTAACTCCCGAAGTAGATATGATGGGGTTTGCCTTAC AGCAACTTCCATGGTCAAAGGAGCTCATGCTTCATCTCAAGCAAGGCGGGGTAGGCATGGCAAG GCTGCTGCTGCAAGCATTACATCACTTGTTTATCTCAAGGACGAAGTTTCCATTGCTACAGCTGGAGCAGCAGGCAG CGTTGTGAAGTTCTGGGATACCAGAAATCTGAAATCTCATGTCACTCGGGCATGTTCCAAGCCAGAGTCTTCATCTAAAAAG GGTATATCTAGCTTGTCTCAGGATTCGAAAGGAGTGTTCCTCACAGCATCATGCATGGACAATAG AGTATACTTGTATAATGTACTTCAGCTTGATAAGGGACCTATGCAAACTTTCTCTGGATGCCAAATAGAGTCTTTTTATGTGAAG GCAGCAATCAGTCCAGATGCAGATCACATACTAAGTGGTTCCAGTAATGGAAATGCTCATATATGGAAG GTAAACAAGCCTCAAGCGGAGCCTATCATCTTGAAAAATCATCACGGCGAAGTCACTGCAGTAGATTG GTGCCCATCTGAGATAGGAAAGATAGCAACTGCTGCAGATGATTTCACG GTAAGGATATGGAACATTGAAAACAAGTATTGCTCCACCTCAAGATCACCATCTAGCATCCGAAGAAGAGTAAATGCGATTCCAAGCACAGAAAGTAGAAAAGTTTTGATGGATGATAATGAAGAAAGCGGCAGCTCAGATTCACCAAATGAACCATTACACCAAATCCAAGTGAGCTCACCATCACACCCAATAACCACTACGTTTTTGCTTAGTACACCAGAAGGGCATAAGAAAAAGTTATTAGCATCAATTTCAGACACCAATGAACCAAGCAGCTTTGAACAAACACCTGAACCTGCAATGAAAAGCCCATCTTCAGTTTTAAACCCACCTTCTtccttgaaaagaaaaaccattaaAGATTACTTTGTAGCAGCTCCATGA
- the LOC107938782 gene encoding pescadillo homolog: protein MGKPKHYRPPGKKKEGNAARYVTRSQAIKILQVSLSDFRKLCIHKGVFPREPKKKVKGNHHTYYHLKDVMYILHDPLLEKFREIRAYQRKIKKAKAKKNDELAKLLLSRAPSYRLDMVIRDRYPTFIDALRDLDDPLTMVHLFAMLPAIDRLKIEVKRIHNCRRLCHEWQAYISRTHKLRKAFVAVKGIYYQAEVDGQKITWLAPHARQQVLTDDVDFNVMLTFLEFYEALLGFVNFQLYHSINVKYPPILDPRLEALAADLYALSRYFDANHRAVIQEPRVAGSSRSEQEQEESDLRLAQLQHQLPANEPGALMHLVQDASSEIEEDETTRNCKILFQNKKIFLSREVPRESLLFVIPAFGGIVSWEGDGAPFAESDDSITHQIVDRPTQGHVYLSREYVQPQWVYDCINARIILPTEPYMVGRDPPPHLSPFVDDEAEGYVPDYAKTIRQLQAAAKSDIQPLPGTGNDELDNSQNMLAEGFINRTEAMEAAEKKQEMMLLEKQYHNELKMELQGVSSINKLNSEDTKSKEQSLPDVEEQSAEDPSRLMMSRKKRGLYKAIEMGKQQKKERVEKLKERKRNIEAAQKSEKKHRKAQVS from the exons ATGGGGAAACCAAAGCACTACCGACCTCCG ggaaagaaaaaggaaggaaatgCTGCGAGATATGTGACGAGGTCACAAGCTATTAAAATCCTTCAAGTTAGCCTTTCGGATTTCAG GAAATTATGCATCCACAAAGGAGTATTTCCGAGAGAGCCAAAGAAGAAAGTGAAAGGAAATCATCATACTTACTATCACTTGAAGGATGTCATGTACATTCTTCATGATCCACTACTTGAGAAGTTTAGAGAAATAAGGGCATATCAAAGGAAGATAAAGAAAGCTAAGGCTAAAAAGAATGATGAGTTAGCAAAGCTTCTTCTATCTCGTGCACCTTCTTACAGACTTGATATGGTCATCCGTGATAG GTATCCAACATTTATTGATGCACTTAGAGATTTGGATGATCCTCTTACAATGGTGCACCTGTTCGCAATGTTGCCTGCCATTGATAGGCTTAAAATTGAAGTGAAGCGCATTCATAACTGTCGAAG gttgtgtcatgaaTGGCAAGCCTACATTTCTCGCACACATAAATTGCGGAAGGCTTTTGTGGCTGTAAAGGGTATATATTACCAG GCTGAGGTTGATGGTCAAAAAATCACATGGTTAGCACCACATGCACGGCAACAAGTATTAACTGATGATGTTGACTTCAATGTCATGCTAACATTTTTGGAATTTTATGAG GCACTTCTTGGCTTTGTCAATTTTCAACTTTATCATTCTATAAATGTGAAGTATCCTCCTATTTTGGATCCCCGGTTGGAGGCTCTGGCAGCAG ATCTCTATGCATTATCAAGGTATTTTGATGCTAACCACAGAGCCGTTATTCAAGAACCTCGAGTTGCTGGTTCATCTAGATCGGAGCAAGAGCAGGAGGAGTCTGACTTACGACTTGCTCAACTTCAGCATCAACTGCCTGCCAATGAACCTGGTGCACTAATGCACCTTGTTCAAGATGCATCCAGTGAAATTGAGGAAGACGAAACTACAAGGAATTgtaaaattctttttcaaaataagaaaattttcttgAGTCGTGAG GTTCCAAGAGAATCCCTGCTTTTTGTCATTCCTGCTTTTGGAGGTATTGTTTCTTGGGAAGGAGATGGAGCTCCATTTGCTGAATCTGATGATAGCATCACTCATCAG ATTGTGGACAGACCAACCCAGGGACATGTGTATCTTTCAAGAGAATATGTTCAACCTCAGTGGGTTTATGACTGCATAAATGCACGAATCATCTTGCCAACTGAGCCATATATGGTTGGGAG GGACCCACCTCCACATCTGTCACCTTTTGTTGATGATGAGGCTGAAGGGTATGTTCCTGATTATGCCAAGACCATTAGACAACTACAGGCTGCTGCAAAAAGTGATATTCAACCTTTGCCTGGCACGGGAAATGATGAGTTGGATAACTCTCAAAATATGTTGGCAGAAGGGTTTATCAATAGAACAGAGGCTATGGAGGCTGCTGAGAAGAAGCAAGAG ATGATGCTTCTTGAGAAGCAGTATCATAATGAATTGAAAATGGAACTTCAGGGTGTCTCAAGTATAAATAAGCTGAACTCTGAGGATACCAAGTCTAAGGAACAATCTCTTCCTGATGTAGAAGAGCAAAGTGCCGAGGATCCATCAAGACTCATGATGTCTCGTAAAAAGAGGGGGCTTTATAAGGCCATTGAG ATGGGCAAGCAACAGAAGAAGGAGCGTGTTGAAAAACTCAAGGAGCGGAAGAGGAATATTGAAGCAGCTCAGAAATCTGAGAAGAAGCATAGAAAAGCACAAGTTTCTtga
- the LOC107938778 gene encoding 40S ribosomal protein S17 produces the protein MGRVRTKTVKKSSRQVIERYYSRMTLDFHTNKKVIEEVAIIPSKRLRNKIAGFSTHLMKRIQKGPVRGISLKLQEEERERRMDFVPDVSAIAVDSIEVDKETIDMLSLLGMADLPGIVKVDPVAVQVPQVGFGRGGGPGRRF, from the coding sequence ATGGGACGCGTCCGTACGAAGACCGTGAAGAAATCGTCTCGTCAGGTAATCGAGCGGTACTACTCTCGCATGACCCTTGATTTCCACACCAACAAAAAGGTTATAGAAGAAGTAGCTATTATCCCATCCAAGAGGCTCCGGAACAAGATTGCTGGGTTCTCAACCCATTTGATGAAACGGATCCAGAAGGGTCCGGTTCGTGGCATTTCTCTGAAGCTTCAGGAAGAAGAGCGTGAGCGTCGTATGGATTTCGTCCCCGATGTATCGGCTATTGCTGTTGATTCAATAGAAGTTGATAAGGAAACCATTGATATGCTTTCACTTCTTGGAATGGCCGATCTTCCCGGGATTGTTAAGGTTGATCCGGTTGCTGTTCAGGTTCCTCAAGTCGGGTTCGGACGTGGTGGAGGACCCGGAAGGAGGTTTTAA